Genomic segment of Citrus sinensis cultivar Valencia sweet orange chromosome 7, DVS_A1.0, whole genome shotgun sequence:
GGGAGAAGGCCATGGCGTGCCACGCCTACTTAGAAGAAGCTGTGCAATTCATAACGAGGTAAACAGAGATGAGGACTCTGGGCAAAGCCCTGGAGAAGGCCATGGTATTCCTAGCCCAATGGAAACAAATAATGCAATTCATAACATGGAAGAAACCGATGATGAATCTGCGCCTAGCCTTGGAGTAGGTCATAAAATGCCACGCCTCTCTGGTGGCTTGTAATGAGGACTGAAAGTatgtactttatttttatatataaaaaaaataggaaGGGTACTACATAGATAAAGAATTTATATTCATGATGTTACTACTATTTTTACGAGCTTTTCTAAAACTTCCTagacaataaaatttagaatgtctATTGTAAGAATGGAATAAGTGTATTTCTTTATgttttggaatgaataaaccactttttaatttaaataaataattcattttctcttttgtttgataattGGCGCAGAATATAGTTCTCATGGGCAGTAATGCTAGATAATAAATAATCCTCTCTTAGACGTTTTCTCTCTCACCCATCATACGCTTTCAAGGATCCGTTGACATGTgtcattaatgaaattaaatggtacccttatttttttaactgatgctaactcaaaaattttctttaattcttacGATATTAGAGAATTCAAAACAGTAAATGCAAACCCAAACAAGCCACAAAAACAGCAATTATAATCCACGAAATAGCTAAACAGCAAGAAAAATGTAGCAGTACAATTAAAGTTGATTTCAGAACTTTACTGTGCATTCGatttaataagatttttcttgtGTGGTCGCGTTCGGGAGGTTTATCAAAGTTTACTTCTGCTGTAAGCCTGGACATGTGAAGAAggaatgtaaaaaatatcacgCATGGCGCGTGAAGAAAGGTGCATTTCTTACTTTGGTTTgttcttaaattaatttagcttCGGTACCAAGAAACACATGATGGATAGATTTGGGTGCTACTACTCACATTTGTGTTTCAATGCAGGGTTGCCTGAGCTACCGGCCGCTAAGTGATGCTGAAACATGTATTTATGTTAGAGATGGCAAGTCCGTTTAAGTCGAAGCAATTAGGCATTTTAGATTGCTTGTGAAAACTGGTTGTTATTTGGATTTGTTACATACTTTTGTTGTGCCGTCTTTTAGACAGAATTTGATTTCAGTTTCTGTTTTGGACAAATTTGGTTATTATTGTTCATttgtaaattgacaatttAGTTTATCTATCAATTCTAATGATTTGGAACCGGTTTGCTTAATGCTTATGAAAATCCATATTTGCTAGAAACCGTTTCAAGTTATAATGAAAACCTGCATTTTAGTTCCAGAGGTAGAAAGCGTaaattagagaaagaaaatttggcCTCATTATGGTACAAACACTTAGGTCACATCTCTAAATCAGATTTTAAGATTTCTTGATTTTACAGACGTTGATGTCTGTGTTAGATTTTTGAGataaattctataattttagtctttaattttctttctaaagaTTTATGGctcttttcttatttagttTTAGAATTAATGACAAATTTAGAACATATTTggcttttattcttttagatTCGGAGGACATAtaattcttgttctttttctttttcttttttggggaATTTGGATATGGAGCGAAAAACATCGATCCATGGTGGATCTAGAGCATATACGATGCTTAATTTTTACTATGGATCTTGATTTAGAGCAGAGGAGATCCAACCCATATATGCCCCATTATCATCTCTATTCGAAAGTCGTTTTCGTCCAGCGCTTCCCTCTAGTATCTTGTTACCACTGTCTTATAGCACTCCCTTAAGGTCCCACTACAAGAAAACTGGCAATAGATGACACACGCTTGTTGACGGATTCTTCGTCGgtaataaaatcatgatataaTTGTGATATGTTTTTGGCTATCATATATTCATGATGGATTTGTGATGGACTTGTGATAGAAAAAGAGTCTGTCAAGAATATATGATGCCTTTGTGATATAAATTTAAGCGTCAATAAGTCTTGATAGAAATTTAACGTTGATTTAATTTTGGTGCGTTTTTTACTGAAACTTTTGgtgttatttaaaataaaatattacatgaAGGAAGAGACGTCGTCGTTTTAGCGAAGTTGGAACGACAACGTTTTgtacataaatataaaatattatatttttaaaattttttattataaaataaaattaagaaacatgAAACGCACCGTTTTGGTGCTGAGTTTCACTTCTTCAATCCCTAATTTTTTCTAAGTATCAACACATACAACTCACAAACATACAGAGAGTATATGGTAAGGCTAAAATCTTGGATGTCGTCATCTTGCCATCGGCTTACCCTTTTATATTGACTTCCTTTTTGCCATCATCTTACCAAAATCTCGGTAGTCGTCATCTTGCCATCGTCTTCCTAACGTATTGGTTACCGATTGCGTTGAGGAATTGAGTGGGTGAAGCTGCATTTTGTGGTATCACCATCGTATTCTTCTCCATCGTGTTCCTCACCATCGTTTTCTGTCTTCATCTTGCTATCTTCCTCACCGTCATTTTTTGAAAGCCCTTGGTATGATTTCTATTATGTCTTCATTTTGCATGTTGTTTGTTTTGCACAGATCTtagttaaatcaattaattctataaataatgTAACGAGAAaacctaattaaaataattgattagttaattttttgaaagagaGCAAAGAATGTAGGTTGTTAAGGTTAGTAGTAGTAGAAGCAATAGTAGCGTAGCAGGAGTGAAGTAGATTTTAGAGATAAAGGATTAGAGAAAAGGGATAATTGTTTTACAGCAGTAGTACTACTAGTAGCAGGACCAAGAGCCAAATAATTTGCCTATTGTAGTAAATTTGCATGTCTAGGgttaatttttcattgaaGTTTGGGGTTATTAGGAAATGAGTGAAGTAGCAGtacttttttttcaacaaatttataCCTAGAACCTAATTAGAACCTAATTTACCTTATGATGcaaaattgtattttattttattgaaaaggGTATCTGTGTTTTTGTTGACTCTATGTTTTTGTTGAAGCAGCTTACTGCCACCTCTTTTGTTGCAGAGTTTGCTGCATCTCTTTTGCTGGAACAATTTGCTGTAGAGGAATTAATTTGACCTGGTAAATAAATTgtacttctttattttatagttttgaGTTCGTTAGTTATTTTATAGATGCATgaaatatgtttaatattatggtCCTTTATATGATAGCATGACCTGAAGTTGTATTAGGCTTGATTTTAGTGTTATGTTTATTTACTACTGTAATGATTTTGAATACTGCAATGTGTTTAAGTACTTGTCTTTTGTGTTGTGACTATTGTAATGTGTGGGGtcaaaatttgttgttttgtttatgTTGCAGTAAGGGTATTTAAAGTGGTGTTAATTTGTACTTTGCTTAGATGAATTGGTAATATATtctgatattttatttatttgtaaccTGCTTAATGTGTCAGGATCAGAActcaattaaactaaaaatggATAAGTCTTGGGTTCATTGTAGTAAAATGTCAAGTGAGTATGAAGATGGGGTTGAAGAATTTATGAAGTTTGCTGTTGGTAATTCTGAAAGAAGTAGCGTCATTAAATGTCCGTGTACtaaatgtatgaatttatcatTCCGTACACATAAGGTTGTTCGTGAACATTTGTATTTTCATGGATTTGATGTTTCTTACACAACCTGGAGTTGGCATGTAGAAGATGTCAATGACACACCACTTCCTAATGTAGATGTAAATGTTCCATTTGAGTTTATAGACTATGATGACGGTAACACAATAGATATGGTTAACGATGCTTATAGGGATTGTGTTGCAGATCCTAAAGTATTTAAAGAACTTCTAGAACAAGCTGAGAAGCCTTTGTACCCAGGATGCACAAATTTCACTAAGTTAGGCACTTTGGTTAGCTTATTCAATATAAAGGGTAAATttaggtggtccgccacaagtTTTACCGAGTTATTAAGTCTTCTAGCCAAGTTGCTGCCCGAAAGTAATGAAATTCCCGTGTTTATGTACGAGGCCAAAAAGACAATGTCTGCTTTAGgcttaaaatatatgaaaatacaTGCTTGCCCAAATGATTGCATACTTTACAGAAAAGAGTATGAAGGGCTGTCTTACTGTGCTAGTTGTGGTTTATctagatggaaaaaaaaaggatggtGGTGTTGaccaatataaaaaaagggtTCCTGCGAAGgttttatggtattttccGCCCATACCTAGATTTAAACGCATGTTTCAGTCTTCAGAAATTGCCAAGGACTTGACTTGGCATGCAAATGAGAGAGTCGATGATGGTAAGCTCCGACATCCGACAGACTCGCCATCATGGAAATTAGTAGATACCAAATGGCCTACATTTGCATTAGATCCTAGAAATCTCCGTCTTGCGTTAGCGGCTAATGGAATAAATCCACATAGCTCTCTTAGTAGTACATATAGTTGTTGGCCAATTATTCTTATAACGTCTAATCTTCCTCCGTGGTTGtgtatgaaacaaaaattcatgATGTTGTCCCTACTGATTTTTGGTCCTCAACAACCGGGCAACGACATCGATGTGTACTTGGCATCTTTGATAGAAGATTTACAAACTTTGTGGGTAGTTGGGGTAGAGGCTTATGATGCCTACATGAAGGAGTTCTTTAATTTGCGGGCTGTGTTATTGTGGACTATAAATGACTTTCTAGTATATGGAAATCTAGCTGGTTGCACTGTTAAAGGATATAATGTCATTCCATATTGTGGAGTAGACACTACTAAATGTAGACTTAAACACAATGGCAAAAATGCATATATCAGTCACCGTCGTTGGCTTCCTCATGGTCATGAATTTTGAGACCAAGAGAAAGCCTTTGACAACAaaatagagagagagtttGCCCCGAAACCGTTGGATGGGGAGAGTGTTTTGTGACTGGTTGAGTCTATTGATTATAAATGGGGGAAGAACAACTCTAAAAAACGTAAAAGTTCTGACAATGATGACCACATttggtggaaaaaaaaattcatattctaTAATTTAAAGTATTGGACGCATTTACTTGTACGTCATCAATTAGATGTTATGCACATTGAAAAGAATGTGTGTGAGAGCATATACGGAGCACTGCAGCATATTCCAGGAAAGACCAAAGATGGTCTTAAGTCAAGGAATGATCTTGTGGAAATGGGAATTAGGGATGAATTAGCtccaactttaaaaaataacaagcgCACATTCCTTTCGACAGCTTCTTACACATTAACTAGAGATGAAAAAACAAGGTTCTGCAAAGCTTTAAAAAGTATTAAGGTTCTAGCTGGATATTcctcaaacataaaaaatcttgtGTCAATGAAGGACCTTAAACTTCAGGGCCTTAAGTCACATGACTGCCATGTTCTTATGCAACAACTTTTGCCTATTGCCATTCTGTGTGTCCTGTCAAAGCATGTTAAAGAAGCTGTGATCAGGTTGTGTTTCTTCTTTAACTTGCTGTGTTCCAGTGTGGTTGATGTGTCAACATTGGAAAAATTACAGGCAGAGCATGTGGTGACTTTGTGCttgttagaaaaatattttcctccCTCTTTCTTTGACATAATAATGCACTTGACTGTGCATTTAGTCAATGAAGTTAGACTATGTGGCCCAGTTTACCTTCGATAGATGTATCCTTTCGAGAGATACATGAAAACTCTTAAGAGTTATGTCCGGAACAGCAACTGTCATGAGGGTTGTATAGCGGAGAGTTATATTGCAGAAGAAGCATTAGAATTTTGTGCAGAATACATATCAAACATGAATACAGTTGGGGTTCCACTTGGACATGTGCAAAACCTATCAAAAGATAAGCCATTATCTGGTGGGAAAGTGGTACAAATTCCTCCACAATCACTAGATCGAGCTCACCTGTACATCTTGCATAACACGCAAGAGGTGGTACCATACATTAGGTAATTTGGTGCATTTCTtctaattaattctatatactttatttctataatttttagtctaattttttcatgttCTGGATGTCTAGTGACCATATGCAGTGGCTTAAAACATGTTATTCACATCACAATGACAAATGGTTGCAAGAGGAACACAACCGTACCTTTGCTGATTGGCTAACTGATAAGGTTCCAGcatgtatataattaattttcaaaaagaaatctcAACTTTGTTTTTCACTTAGTAAAGATGTTTACTTTTCTTCCTTGTCTTGTTAGGTATATGACTTGATTGAAAAGGGTGATCACGTAGCGGATACTTTGCGATGGTTATCGCATGGGCCTCTTCCTTTTGTAACTAAACATAATGGTTATGACATTAATGGTTTCCATTTTATTACACGAGATCAAGACTTAAGTCGAGTAACTCAAAATAGTGGAGTTAGTGTAGGtgattataaaatatgtgATATGACATATTATGGAGTTATAGATGAAATTTGGGTACTTGACTATCATTTGTTGAAAGTCCCTGTGTTGAAGTGTGATTGGGTTCAAAGTAGTTGCGTCAAGAAGGATGAGCTTGGATTCATCTTAGTAGACTTAAACTGATTAGGATATAAATCTGATCCATTTATATTGGCTTCTCAAGCCAaacaagtattttatgtaaacGATCAGATTCAAACAAAGCTGTCTATTGTCTGTCATATGCCTAGTAGAAGTAATcctaatcaaataaatgaagatgaGGTCAATAATGTAACAGAATATCCTCCCTTCACTAGAGAATTTCCAACTAATGATTTGTTACGTTCCGCAAATGGCGACCGAGCAATCTATGTACAAAATAGCAAAGAGTGAATTTGGGTTAccaattgattaatttttttctagtaAGTGTTTATTCAACTATTCAGTTTATGTTACAAACTAATATGATAATGAATTATTGTAGCTACTTTATTCTTGCAGCTGATTGAATGTtatatagttttatattatcagttaactaatacaatttaatttacttgtttcaGGTGCAGTAGTATGGCTAAGGGAAAACATGTAGTGGCTGATGTTGCTTTTGATCAGGAAGCTTATTTAGAAGACGAATACGACGACTTATTTGCCGAGGTAGATAATTTAGCAGATGTGTAAAACGAGGCTCATTTTGATGGTGCTGAGATGGATGGTGTTAAGTTTGATGGAGGTGATAATGATGGTGCTGATTTGGCTAGAGGTGAATTTTATGGTGCAGAGATGGATGGTGTTAATTTCGTTCCTCCTGATGTTGATGTTCCTGAAAGCAGTAACTCTAGGAGAGGTGTAAATATAGGAGCTAGGCAAAATAAAAGACTTaaaacaaagaagggaaagaTTGTGGTACAATACAATGAAATGGGCATTCTAGCAGGCGATGAAGCCACTGAGTTGGCTTCGTTTATTGGGGTATTAGCTCATACATCAGTTTCAATTCTCTATTCTGACGGGCGTAAGGTTCCGCTGGAGACAAAAGAGCGTTTGTGGAAATCTGTTCTGGTAATTCTTAAAAATCCACTGCATTCTACTTAATCCTTTTGctatcatttttcaattatgtaCTTTAATGtaacagaatttttattaactgtCACTTAAACAATCTTCCTCTTATCTAGGGTCGTTTCATTGTTCATCCTAGAAGTAGGAAGCAGGTGATACAATCAATTGGAACAACATTTCGGAACTTCAAGTATATGCTGGCAAAAAACTATATCTAGAATTGCagaaatgataaaaagaaattgtatgCACCCCCAATTGAGTACCCTCAACTAAAACGTCCTATTTGGATAAAGTTTGTCGACCAACGTTTGTCGGAATCTTTTGAAGTAAGTATTTTCAAGTTAGGACAAGTAATATGTTAGCACTTACATTATATTTACCTTGTGTTATAACTAATCTAATTACGCAGAAAATCAGTCGTGTCAATAAGAACAGGAGAGCTTTGAACAAGTGCAATCACCGCCTTAGTCAAAAAGGATACGTTGgattaatgaaagaaattgtaagtgtgttaaatatttaaattgttaatgaaataatttatatatcagttaaataataaatatttaaattttttttgtctttgtatgtgtgatttctttttttgttggcTAACTGTTTACTAACAATTTGATATCATTAACATCTACAGGAGCCAGACGATTTGGGCAAGCCACCAAAAAATACTACTGCTGCCATTTTGAGGAAAAGTCCAAGACTCAATCCTTCAATCCCAAAGGATTATGCAAATGATGAGAGGAAAATAGTTGGAAGCAGTAAAAAGCAATTGGATTTTGACTGTGTTGACGGTACAGCTGATGGTATACAAGAGAGGCATCCTGATAGCCCAACAAAAAAGCCACTTTTCAAAAAGGATAGAGCCAAAAAAGTTGTAGTGCAGCCTATGAGGAACACAAGGAGTGCAGTATTCAAGCACCAAAACAGTCATCTTATGCTGCAACTATTTGGTAAATTGTGTGAGAAACACCTGCCTGATGAAAATGATGGTGTTATAACATATATGATTGATGATAATGTATTCCAAAGACATGCCTATGCTTATATTGGGAAGAAAGATTGCAATGAACTGTTGTCAATGCAAGCATAAGGAGTAAATGTTATTCAAGTATATATGACATAAgtggtttaatgaattttctttaaactagttttatttgaaattagtatacatttttttatggatGCACTGATTTTCTATTCAGGATGTTGGATTCCACCATTCTGCCAACCAGAAAAGGAATAAAACCATTTGGATTCATGTCTCCAAGTTTAGTTTGCCCAACAAATTGAAAGGCTGCAGAAATATTTCACTCAAAGAGAGTTGAGCTTATCCACGACCGCTtgaaaaaagccaaaaacgGACAACTCATTCTCATGCCATATAATCCTTcgtaagttttaattttcatttaaacttttacagttgtttatgaatttatattacttttaCAACTGTTTGTTAATTCATGGTTTTGTTTTCTGCTTTTTTTCCAACTGCCTTCTCCTATTGTAGCTACCATTGGGTTTTGGTTGTGTTTGACGTGGTGAAAAAGGAAGTGTTTTATGTAGATCCTGTGCAGTCCAGTCCTTATACTGATTTAGAACAGCTCCTTAAAATGTATGTATGCCAATCCATTTCAtgcaattgatattttaagttttttcaatataattaaaagataacactttgcgttttttttttatagcacCATGACACTCTTCACAGCAGAGGAAAGTAGGGAAAAATGGAATTCTAATTCTAAGATGAGAATTGTGAAGgtaaaaaagaatagaaactATATGTGCCTATCGATTAcataactaaaatgaatgagattttgtacttttttttttgtggcaTGAACAGGCTTCGAAACAAAATATCGCAAAATTGGAGTGTGGCAATTATGTGTTAAGATACATGAAGGAAATAATAGCATATGTTAGTTTGTTAATGAACAATGTAAGTTGATGATGACATTTCActaactttcttttatttcatatatttgacattattttttaagtttgacCTCTTAATAATCTTGTGATTAACAGTTTAATGGAAAGAAAGTATACACTCAGGAAAAATTAGATGAGGTTCGTTTGGAGTGGGCTATCCATTTTTCCGACATCCTTATTGCATCAGCAAAATGGTTAGTATTAGTATGAAACtataaatattagttgtaaaaatctattgaaattaaagttataaGTGTCAAATTATAATGGTTACTGTTAACAATTGTAGTGTACGTGTTTTGCATTCGATAACATTGGGTATTTTGATTGATTCTGAATAGATTGGTATTGGTTTGTTGGGTTTCGGTTGGAGGGTTGCTCGGTATGTGGCTGGAATACCAGTGGTGTGGACAGATGTTGGGTTGGAAGATGCTGGCTTGCTGTTGAATGTGTGTGGCGAGTGTTGTTGGGTAAGTGGCTGGAATAGCAGTGGAGTGTAGTTAGAAGATGTATTGCTGCTGGAGGTTTTTGTTGGTGTGAAAAGATGTATTGCCTTGCTGCTGTTATGCTAGTGGTGTGGAATGATGCATGTATTGGCTTGGTGGCTGGAATT
This window contains:
- the LOC127898881 gene encoding uncharacterized protein LOC127898881, whose protein sequence is MDKSWVHCSKMSSEYEDGVEEFMKFAVGNSERSSVIKCPCTKCMNLSFRTHKVVREHLYFHGFDVSYTTWSWHVEDVNDTPLPNVDVNVPFEFIDYDDGNTIDMVNDAYRDCVADPKVFKELLEQAEKPLYPGCTNFTKLGTLVSLFNIKGKFRWSATSFTELLSLLAKLLPEKKSMKGCLTVLVVVYLDGKKKDGGVDQYKKRVPAKVLWYFPPIPRFKRMFQSSEIAKDLTWHANERVDDGKLRHPTDSPSWKLVDTKWPTFALDPRNLRLALAANGINPHSSLSSTYSCWPIILITSNLPPWLCMKQKFMMLSLLIFGPQQPGNDIDVYLASLIEDLQTLWVVGVEAYDAYMKEFFNLRAVLLWTINDFLVYGNLAGCTVKGYNVIPYCGVDTTKCRLKHNGKNAYISHRRWLPHGHEF